A genome region from Coffea arabica cultivar ET-39 chromosome 7e, Coffea Arabica ET-39 HiFi, whole genome shotgun sequence includes the following:
- the LOC113723111 gene encoding xyloglucan O-acetyltransferase 4-like, with translation MHTEITSERDQSRLKMKPTSKVCRRIHEHYLIDKEKLLTLVNRRPSFLIYSLCFTILLSFYVLCASNSLRFAFNSTHGHHFDQRNSLVQPGNDDEKCDLFTGRWIRDVRGPLYTNFSCKTLPYQRNCLLHGRTDKDFLHWRWKPDQCELPVFNLRSFLNIVQGKTMAFIGDSLARNQMESLLCLLSAEETPNQVYRDAEDRTATCHFPRHNFTIIVLWTQFLVSASEIIVNGSATGGFHLHLDKIDESWVQKLSAIDYAIISDGQWFFRPNYLYEGGRFVGCIYCQETNVTDLGPGFAIQKAFRLALKHINDCNNCPRIVTILRTFSPSQFENGGWNTGGTCTRTSPLAPEEIKDGGGLDWYYRRIQLAEIDSARKLGEKKGNAFDILDVTRAMLMRPDGHPGLHWGNQWMKGYSDCIHWCLPGPIDTWNDFLLQVLRRQSRNPLGSRTHGSRFIGRR, from the exons CCATCTTTTCTAATCTACTCGTTATGTTTTACCATCTTGCTCAGTTTCTATGTCTTGTGTGCTTCCAATTCCCTCAGGTTCGCCTTCAACTCCACACATGGACACCATTTTGACCAAAGAAACTCCTTAGTTCAGCCCGGAAATG ATGATGAAAAATGTGACTTGTTTACGGGCCGTTGGATTCGGGATGTGAGAGGGCCTTTATATACAAATTTTAGCTGTAAAACGCTGCCCTATCAGAGGAACTGCTTATTGCACGGACGGACGGACAAGGACTTCCTTCACTGGAGATGGAAGCCAGACCAATGCGAACTTCCAGTCTTCAACCTCAGGAGCTTCCTGAACATTGTTCAAGGAAAGACGATGGCTTTCATCGGTGACTCCCTTGCCAGGAATCAGATGGAATCGCTTCTCTGTTTACTCTCTGCG GAAGAAACGCCAAACCAAGTATACAGGGATGCGGAAGACCGAACCGCAACATGCCACTTTCCTCGTCACAACTTCACCATCATTGTCCTCTGGACCCAATTCCTCGTCTCAGCCTCGGAGATAATAGTAAATGGGTCAGCAACCGGCGGATTCCATTTGCACCTTGACAAGATCGACGAGAGTTGGGTGCAAAAACTATCTGCCATCGACTACGCCATTATCTCGGATGGCCAGTGGTTCTTCAGACCCAACTACCTGTATGAGGGCGGTCGTTTTGTTGGATGTATTTACTGCCAGGAGACTAATGTGACGGACCTCGGTCCCGGCTTTGCCATCCAAAAAGCTTTTAGACTTGCTCTTAAGCACATAAACGACTGCAACAACTGCCCGAGGATTGTGACTATATTAAGAACATTCTCACCATCCCAGTTTGAGAATGGCGGATGGAACACTGGAGGGACCTGCACTAGAACGAGCCCATTGGCCCCAGAGGAGATTAAGGATGGTGGTGGCCTGGATTGGTATTATAGGAGGATTCAATTGGCAGAGATTGACAGTGCACGCAAATTGGGAGAGAAAAAAGGGAATGCATTTGATATTCTTGATGTTACAAGAGCTATGCTTATGAGGCCAGATGGCCACCCTGGGTTACACTGGGGAAACCAATGGATGAAGGGATACAGTGACTGCATCCACTGGTGTTTGCCAGGACCCATTGACACTTGGAACGACTTTTTACTTCAAGTGCTCCGAAGACAATCCCGCAATCCTCTCGGCTCTAGAACGCATGGCTCAAGATTCATAGGAAGAAGGTGA